From Fluviispira vulneris, a single genomic window includes:
- a CDS encoding adenylate kinase family protein, which yields MKVIIFLGPPGVGKGTQCSLLSSRLGVKHISTGAIIRQEIASESALGLKVKGIVESGHLIDDKSMFLCLENALSSMTLTQNDIVLMDGIPRNLSQAKEFDSLLSKFSSKVDLVLSLTADLEKLVERFERRWTCSACGKVDSIVTHTDISKYSCVSCGKLGSMFRRKDDEPETVRRRFTVYQQETFPLVSYYADRKLLSIVDGLKSPEIVYAEIVSILMRK from the coding sequence ATGAAGGTAATCATTTTTCTAGGTCCTCCAGGCGTTGGTAAGGGGACTCAGTGTTCTCTTCTCAGTTCACGTTTGGGAGTGAAGCATATTTCTACAGGCGCAATCATACGCCAAGAAATAGCATCCGAATCCGCACTCGGGTTGAAAGTCAAAGGTATTGTTGAGTCAGGCCATCTCATAGATGATAAGTCGATGTTTTTGTGTCTTGAAAATGCTCTGTCCTCAATGACACTCACTCAAAACGACATAGTTTTGATGGATGGCATTCCAAGAAATCTTTCACAAGCAAAAGAATTTGATAGTCTTTTGAGTAAATTTTCAAGCAAGGTTGATCTAGTTTTATCACTGACAGCTGATCTCGAAAAATTAGTGGAGCGTTTCGAAAGAAGATGGACTTGTTCTGCATGCGGCAAGGTCGATTCTATTGTGACTCATACAGATATCTCAAAGTATTCTTGTGTGAGTTGCGGCAAGTTAGGTTCAATGTTCCGTCGCAAGGATGATGAACCTGAGACAGTACGGCGTCGCTTTACTGTTTACCAGCAGGAAACCTTTCCTTTAGTCTCGTACTATGCGGATAGGAAATTATTAAGTATTGTTGATGGGTTAAAGTCTCCCGAAATTGTTTATGCTGAAATTGTATCAATTTTAATGAGAAAATGA
- the rplW gene encoding 50S ribosomal protein L23, which translates to MNMRSDYVIKGSILSEKSYGLLESKVYTLKVDLKATKADIKAAVKDVFGVDVVDVNTSILRGRVVRKARSKKSGAVEVKLPNIKKAFIRLKDGQELPAPVVAAPADAAAE; encoded by the coding sequence ATGAACATGCGTTCAGATTATGTTATTAAAGGTTCAATTTTAAGCGAAAAATCATACGGTCTTTTAGAAAGTAAGGTTTACACACTTAAAGTTGATCTTAAAGCTACAAAAGCAGATATCAAAGCAGCTGTTAAAGATGTTTTTGGTGTTGACGTTGTAGATGTAAATACTTCTATTTTACGTGGAAGAGTTGTTCGTAAAGCTCGTTCTAAAAAAAGTGGTGCTGTTGAAGTTAAGCTTCCTAACATCAAGAAGGCGTTCATTCGTCTTAAAGATGGTCAAGAGCTTCCAGCTCCAGTCGTAGCCGCTCCAGCTGATGCTGCTGCAGAATAA
- a CDS encoding large ribosomal subunit protein uL22: MDAKATHYAAKCTARKARLLRPMIIGKTVPQAIAILSVERRSGSVAAVKLIRSALAQLPENSAVNTVISDFVVNEGPRRRMFMPRAQGRATLILKKTSHLTIRLKLN, encoded by the coding sequence ATGGACGCAAAAGCAACACACTATGCTGCAAAGTGTACTGCACGTAAAGCTAGATTGTTAAGGCCAATGATTATTGGCAAAACTGTTCCACAGGCTATAGCAATCCTTTCTGTTGAAAGACGCTCTGGTTCTGTTGCTGCCGTAAAGCTTATCCGCTCTGCGTTGGCTCAGCTTCCTGAAAATAGCGCTGTAAACACTGTAATTAGTGATTTTGTAGTGAATGAAGGTCCACGCCGTCGCATGTTTATGCCACGTGCTCAAGGACGTGCAACGCTAATTCTTAAAAAGACGTCGCACTTAACTATTCGTCTTAAACTTAATTAA
- the rpmD gene encoding 50S ribosomal protein L30, with protein sequence MTLLRSFAGRNESQRKTLVSLGLSKIGSSRVLPNVNPILGQVNKVIQFIRVEPAE encoded by the coding sequence GTGACATTGCTCCGTAGTTTTGCGGGTCGTAATGAATCACAGCGCAAAACCCTAGTTTCACTTGGTCTTTCTAAGATTGGTTCTTCACGCGTATTACCAAACGTGAATCCAATCCTTGGCCAGGTCAACAAGGTAATTCAGTTTATCAGAGTTGAGCCAGCTGAGTAA
- the rpsE gene encoding 30S ribosomal protein S5, which yields MNKEEQKKDRFEDRVVSVSRVSKTVKGGRRMSFSALVVVGDRQGTVGYGLGKAAEVPEAVRKAVAQAKKSLITVPMEKQTIPFVVNAKFGASHLLLSPATEGSGIVAGSSVRAVAELAGIPNIMAKIQGSRNPHNVVKAAFKGLKQLSTTEEYLRARK from the coding sequence ATGAATAAAGAAGAGCAGAAGAAAGATCGCTTTGAAGATCGAGTTGTAAGCGTTTCTCGCGTATCAAAAACTGTTAAAGGTGGTAGACGCATGAGCTTCTCAGCTCTTGTTGTTGTTGGTGACCGCCAAGGTACAGTTGGTTATGGTCTTGGAAAAGCTGCTGAAGTTCCTGAAGCAGTTAGAAAAGCAGTAGCTCAAGCAAAAAAATCACTTATTACTGTTCCAATGGAAAAGCAAACTATTCCATTTGTTGTGAACGCAAAATTTGGTGCTAGCCACCTTCTTTTGAGTCCAGCAACAGAAGGTTCTGGTATTGTTGCCGGAAGTTCAGTGCGTGCGGTAGCAGAGCTTGCTGGTATTCCTAATATCATGGCTAAAATTCAAGGAAGTCGTAATCCTCATAATGTTGTTAAGGCTGCCTTCAAGGGCCTCAAACAGCTTTCGACTACCGAAGAATACTTAAGAGCTCGTAAGTAA
- the rplE gene encoding 50S ribosomal protein L5, whose product MAKFNDKVLPELKKRHSEKNVMELPKIVKIVVNTCQGEATQNIKALEAAAAELELITGQKSVITRAKKSIATFKLRAGMPIGASVTLRKERMFEFYDKLVSVALPRVRDFRGVSSNSFDGRGNYSLGIREQIIFPEIEADKVDKTRGLSITIVTSAKTDEEARELLTLLDMPFRK is encoded by the coding sequence ATGGCAAAGTTCAACGACAAAGTTTTACCAGAACTTAAAAAGCGTCATTCCGAAAAGAATGTTATGGAGCTTCCTAAGATCGTAAAAATCGTTGTCAATACCTGCCAAGGCGAAGCTACTCAGAATATTAAAGCTCTCGAAGCAGCTGCTGCTGAGCTTGAATTAATTACTGGCCAAAAGTCTGTAATTACTCGTGCTAAAAAATCTATTGCGACATTTAAACTTCGCGCAGGAATGCCAATTGGCGCTTCTGTTACTCTTCGCAAAGAGCGCATGTTTGAATTCTATGACAAGCTCGTTTCGGTGGCGCTACCTCGCGTACGTGACTTCCGTGGTGTTTCGTCAAATAGTTTTGATGGTCGTGGTAATTATTCTCTTGGCATCCGCGAACAGATTATCTTTCCAGAAATCGAAGCGGATAAAGTAGATAAAACTCGTGGTTTGAGTATCACAATTGTGACATCTGCGAAAACAGATGAAGAAGCGCGTGAACTTCTTACTCTCCTTGATATGCCGTTTAGAAAGTAA
- the rplP gene encoding 50S ribosomal protein L16, producing MLAPKKVKFRKSHKGRIKGIADRCNSVDFGDFALQAVEPGKLEARQIEASRIALTRHIKRGGKVWIRVFPDKPITKKPAETRMGSGKGGLDRWVCPIRSGRVIFEIQGVPANLAQEAFELAAAKLPFKTRMMSRSDKVWENQ from the coding sequence ATGTTAGCTCCAAAAAAAGTAAAGTTTCGTAAATCTCACAAAGGTCGTATCAAAGGTATTGCAGACCGCTGCAATAGCGTAGATTTTGGAGATTTTGCTCTTCAGGCTGTAGAACCAGGGAAACTTGAAGCTCGTCAGATCGAAGCAAGTCGAATTGCCTTGACTCGCCACATAAAGCGTGGTGGAAAGGTTTGGATTCGTGTGTTTCCAGATAAGCCAATCACTAAGAAACCTGCTGAAACACGTATGGGTTCTGGTAAAGGTGGTTTGGATCGTTGGGTTTGTCCTATTCGCTCCGGTCGAGTTATTTTTGAAATTCAGGGCGTTCCAGCAAACCTTGCTCAAGAGGCTTTCGAGCTGGCTGCGGCTAAGCTTCCATTCAAAACTCGTATGATGAGCAGAAGTGATAAGGTTTGGGAAAATCAATGA
- the rplD gene encoding 50S ribosomal protein L4 has translation MLSKIENLPESLVSYADRNKGTLWQVVKAYRANQRQGTVGVKTRAMVKSTGKKPYKQKKTGSARRGSFVAPLHVGGGVAHGPKARDYRQAIPLKMSRVALGIAISERVKSGKVFVGALDFASGKTKDAATVLKSVADFTGNTLVCLSNPSENTIRALRNIRGVHLVSPEQVNAFTVLQARSLVASPEAFKVLESRLAD, from the coding sequence ATGTTGTCTAAAATAGAAAACCTTCCAGAGAGTTTGGTTAGCTACGCTGACCGTAATAAAGGCACTCTCTGGCAAGTTGTTAAGGCTTACAGAGCCAACCAAAGACAAGGTACTGTTGGCGTGAAAACACGCGCGATGGTTAAGTCAACTGGTAAAAAGCCATATAAGCAAAAGAAAACAGGTAGCGCGCGTCGCGGTTCTTTCGTTGCTCCACTCCATGTTGGTGGTGGTGTAGCTCATGGACCTAAAGCACGTGACTATCGTCAAGCGATTCCATTAAAAATGAGTCGCGTGGCTCTTGGAATTGCAATTTCTGAGCGTGTTAAATCTGGTAAAGTTTTCGTTGGCGCACTTGATTTCGCAAGTGGAAAAACAAAAGACGCAGCAACTGTATTAAAAAGCGTTGCTGATTTCACAGGGAATACTTTGGTTTGCCTTAGTAATCCAAGTGAAAACACAATCCGTGCTCTTCGCAACATTCGCGGCGTGCACCTTGTGAGCCCAGAGCAAGTGAATGCATTCACTGTTCTTCAAGCGCGCAGTCTTGTTGCAAGTCCAGAAGCGTTCAAAGTTCTTGAATCAAGACTTGCAGACTGA
- the rpsC gene encoding 30S ribosomal protein S3: MGQKVHPIGLRLGINKTWDSRWFSKREFAKNLNEDLNVRKFISKKYSEAGVARVEIERAAKQVVVKVYTAKPGKLIGKQGKGIELLRDEVRTVLKTNDKNIKVDVFEVKSPDTNAQLAAFNVAQQLEKRVSFRRAMKKVMQQAMKAGGKGIKIRVAGRLNGAEMARTEWYMEGRVPLHTLRADIDYGTSEALTTYGLIGVKVWLFKGEVFGKSASSAVNTKNLRNEE, encoded by the coding sequence GTGGGTCAGAAAGTACATCCAATTGGTTTGAGACTTGGAATCAACAAGACTTGGGATTCTCGCTGGTTTAGTAAGCGCGAATTCGCAAAAAATCTTAATGAAGACTTGAATGTTCGCAAGTTCATCTCAAAAAAATATTCAGAAGCAGGCGTCGCTCGTGTTGAAATCGAACGCGCTGCTAAACAAGTAGTTGTTAAAGTTTACACAGCTAAACCTGGTAAACTTATTGGCAAGCAAGGTAAGGGAATTGAGCTTCTTCGTGACGAAGTAAGAACAGTTCTTAAAACGAACGACAAGAATATCAAAGTTGATGTTTTTGAAGTAAAAAGTCCTGATACAAATGCGCAACTCGCTGCATTTAACGTTGCTCAACAGCTTGAAAAACGCGTTTCCTTCAGAAGAGCTATGAAGAAGGTTATGCAACAAGCTATGAAAGCTGGCGGAAAAGGTATCAAGATTCGCGTAGCAGGTCGTCTGAATGGAGCTGAAATGGCTCGTACAGAATGGTATATGGAAGGACGTGTTCCTCTCCATACTCTTCGTGCAGACATCGACTATGGCACTTCTGAAGCGTTGACAACCTATGGTCTCATTGGGGTTAAGGTTTGGTTATTTAAGGGTGAAGTTTTTGGGAAATCAGCTAGCTCTGCTGTTAATACCAAGAATTTGCGCAATGAGGAGTAA
- the rpsS gene encoding 30S ribosomal protein S19, producing MPRSLKKGPFVDSYLFKAAEKNKGAAKVIKTWSRRSTILPDFVGLTFAVHNGKKFVPVYVNENMVGHKLGEFAPTRTFHGHGADKKAAKKK from the coding sequence ATGCCACGTTCGTTGAAAAAGGGTCCTTTTGTTGACTCCTATCTGTTCAAAGCAGCAGAAAAGAACAAAGGTGCCGCTAAGGTTATTAAAACTTGGAGTCGCCGTTCAACAATTCTTCCTGATTTTGTTGGATTAACTTTTGCAGTTCACAATGGAAAGAAATTCGTTCCAGTTTATGTGAACGAAAACATGGTAGGACACAAGCTTGGTGAGTTTGCGCCAACTCGTACTTTCCATGGTCATGGTGCGGATAAAAAAGCCGCTAAGAAAAAGTAA
- the rplF gene encoding 50S ribosomal protein L6, whose translation MSRVGKQPIKIPSGVTVKLNGTILEVNGPKGIMKRDTLGRVSVAQQGSEVVVSASTGENSAAYWGLYRTLLSNMVQGVSAGFSKSLEIQGTGYRANMAGKVLNLTVGFSHPVNIDPPAGITFEVDKAGKVSISGVDKELVGQMAAKVRSVRPAEPYQGKGIRYSGEVIATKVGKSAGKK comes from the coding sequence ATGTCAAGAGTTGGTAAGCAGCCAATTAAAATTCCTTCGGGAGTAACCGTAAAACTAAACGGCACTATTCTCGAAGTGAATGGACCAAAAGGGATCATGAAGCGTGATACCCTTGGTCGTGTTTCTGTCGCTCAGCAAGGTAGCGAAGTTGTTGTTTCTGCAAGTACTGGTGAAAACAGTGCTGCATACTGGGGTCTTTACAGAACCCTTCTTTCCAACATGGTTCAAGGTGTATCTGCTGGTTTCAGCAAATCCCTTGAAATTCAAGGAACTGGCTACCGTGCAAACATGGCTGGCAAAGTATTGAATCTCACTGTTGGTTTTTCTCACCCTGTGAATATCGATCCCCCTGCTGGAATCACTTTCGAAGTGGACAAGGCTGGTAAGGTAAGCATTTCTGGTGTGGATAAAGAACTTGTTGGTCAAATGGCTGCTAAAGTACGTTCCGTACGTCCAGCAGAACCATACCAAGGCAAGGGTATTCGTTATTCTGGCGAAGTGATTGCAACTAAGGTTGGTAAATCTGCAGGTAAGAAATAA
- the rplR gene encoding 50S ribosomal protein L18 gives MYRIINRRRVRQLRKMRFWRRRSTDLTKPRLCIFRSSRHIQAQVIDDAKGVVLACASSIEADVKSTGLRGKTMAVKVGALVAERAKSAGVTSVVFDRNGFTYHGRVQVLADSAREAGLQF, from the coding sequence ATGTATCGTATTATTAATCGTAGACGAGTTAGACAATTGCGTAAGATGCGTTTCTGGCGCCGTCGCTCAACTGATTTAACAAAGCCACGTCTTTGTATTTTCAGAAGCAGTCGTCATATTCAGGCTCAAGTTATAGATGATGCAAAAGGCGTTGTTCTTGCATGTGCTAGTTCTATTGAAGCAGATGTTAAATCGACTGGCCTTCGCGGCAAAACAATGGCCGTTAAAGTTGGTGCTCTTGTTGCTGAGAGAGCAAAAAGCGCAGGCGTAACTTCTGTTGTGTTTGATAGAAACGGTTTCACGTATCATGGGCGTGTTCAAGTTCTTGCTGACTCCGCTCGTGAAGCTGGTCTTCAATTCTAA
- a CDS encoding type Z 30S ribosomal protein S14, translated as MARLAMINKANKKAKFSTRQHNRCNQCGRPRAYYRDFGLCRICLRKNALSGQIPGMVKASW; from the coding sequence GTGGCTCGTTTAGCTATGATTAATAAGGCAAATAAAAAAGCCAAATTTTCTACGCGTCAGCACAACCGCTGCAATCAATGCGGTCGTCCTCGCGCATATTACAGAGATTTTGGTTTATGTCGTATTTGCTTACGTAAAAACGCCCTTTCCGGTCAAATTCCTGGAATGGTCAAGGCTAGTTGGTGA
- the rpsQ gene encoding 30S ribosomal protein S17 produces the protein MENAKITKNPIRGRVVAVSKDTKTVKVEVPRVVPNGTYGKRLHLHTSVFADTSGIADVVVGKDVDILPCSRVSKSKSWKIVSVVSR, from the coding sequence ATGGAAAATGCAAAAATCACAAAAAATCCTATCAGAGGTCGTGTTGTTGCGGTTTCAAAAGACACAAAGACAGTAAAAGTGGAAGTTCCACGTGTTGTTCCTAACGGAACATACGGCAAACGCCTTCACTTACACACATCTGTTTTTGCAGATACATCCGGAATTGCAGATGTAGTTGTTGGCAAAGATGTTGATATTTTGCCATGCAGTCGTGTTTCTAAGAGTAAATCTTGGAAAATTGTTTCTGTTGTTAGTCGCTAA
- the secY gene encoding preprotein translocase subunit SecY: MPQGSGWTDNVLVKRLLFTLLALLVFRFGVHIPIPGIDAKELALFASQQGAGLLKIFNMFSGGALSHFSIFSLAVMPYISASIIIQLMTVVVPALEQMQKDGGVGRQKMTRITRALAVLLALVQGYLLAAGLEASRGPGGGMIVLDPGLSFRLLSCVLMAAGSCFVMWLGEQITDKGIGNGISLLIFAGIVAYLPSSASTIVEMVKQNSGAFVGALGIIGFALVLVFAVTFFEQSYRKVPIHYAKRLVGKRVMSAQSTHLPLKVNMAGIMAAIFASTLLAVPATFLSFGNSSGNIWLADFLPGHWLYNAAFVILGLFFSFFYASIVFKSDDVAENLKKQNAYIPGVRPGSETAEALDTVVSRLTFAGAVYMNLIVVVPSLVGGTFSQQMTFGGTSLLIVVGVALEAIRQVRAQLATQKYDFLIFPSHSRDTANDTRL, from the coding sequence ATGCCTCAGGGAAGTGGCTGGACAGATAATGTCCTTGTAAAGCGTTTGTTGTTTACATTGTTAGCACTTCTCGTGTTCCGATTTGGAGTGCACATTCCAATTCCAGGTATCGATGCCAAAGAACTTGCTCTCTTTGCAAGCCAGCAAGGCGCAGGTCTGCTGAAGATATTCAATATGTTTTCAGGTGGTGCTCTGAGTCACTTTTCCATTTTTAGCCTTGCAGTTATGCCTTACATATCTGCGAGCATTATCATTCAATTGATGACAGTGGTTGTTCCTGCATTGGAGCAAATGCAAAAAGATGGTGGTGTTGGTCGGCAGAAGATGACTCGTATAACGCGGGCACTTGCGGTGCTTTTAGCGCTTGTACAAGGTTATCTCTTAGCAGCAGGTTTAGAAGCTTCCCGTGGTCCTGGTGGTGGAATGATAGTTCTTGATCCTGGTCTGTCGTTTAGGCTCTTGTCTTGTGTACTTATGGCAGCTGGTAGCTGTTTTGTAATGTGGTTAGGTGAGCAAATCACTGATAAAGGCATTGGGAATGGCATAAGCCTTCTTATTTTTGCTGGTATCGTTGCTTATTTACCGTCTTCAGCAAGCACAATTGTTGAAATGGTCAAGCAGAATAGTGGTGCGTTTGTGGGTGCCCTTGGCATCATCGGATTTGCCCTTGTTCTTGTTTTTGCTGTTACATTTTTTGAGCAAAGCTATAGAAAAGTTCCAATCCACTATGCAAAGCGTCTTGTTGGCAAGAGAGTGATGTCTGCACAGTCAACACACTTACCGTTGAAAGTTAATATGGCTGGTATTATGGCTGCAATTTTTGCATCCACATTATTAGCTGTACCAGCAACATTTTTAAGTTTTGGAAATTCGTCTGGGAATATTTGGCTCGCTGATTTTTTACCAGGCCATTGGCTATATAATGCCGCCTTTGTAATTTTAGGTCTCTTTTTCTCATTTTTCTATGCATCTATCGTCTTTAAATCCGATGATGTAGCCGAAAACCTAAAAAAACAAAACGCATATATTCCAGGAGTTCGTCCTGGGAGTGAGACTGCTGAGGCTCTTGATACTGTTGTTTCTCGTTTGACGTTTGCTGGAGCGGTTTACATGAATCTTATTGTGGTCGTTCCTTCTCTCGTTGGTGGGACCTTCTCTCAGCAAATGACCTTTGGAGGAACTTCTCTTTTGATTGTTGTGGGTGTTGCACTTGAGGCTATTCGCCAAGTGAGAGCACAACTTGCGACTCAAAAATATGATTTTCTGATTTTCCCTTCTCATTCGCGAGATACCGCAAATGATACAAGGCTATGA
- the rplN gene encoding 50S ribosomal protein L14 encodes MIQPESILVAADNSGARTLNVIRVMGGSFRRYARVGDLIVVSVRDAVPGGRVKKGEVHKAIVVRCKKEVSRADGSRIRFDENAAVLVKIVKNEKEPVGTRIFGPIARELRQRNCGKIISLAPEVL; translated from the coding sequence GTGATTCAGCCAGAATCTATCCTGGTAGCAGCCGATAATAGCGGGGCGCGTACTCTCAATGTCATTCGTGTTATGGGTGGTTCTTTCCGCCGTTATGCACGTGTTGGTGATTTGATTGTAGTCTCCGTACGGGATGCTGTGCCTGGTGGGCGTGTTAAGAAAGGCGAAGTACACAAGGCAATTGTGGTTCGTTGTAAGAAAGAAGTTTCGAGAGCTGATGGGTCTCGAATTCGTTTTGATGAAAATGCTGCTGTTCTTGTAAAAATTGTCAAAAATGAAAAGGAGCCAGTTGGTACCCGTATTTTCGGACCAATCGCTCGTGAATTAAGACAACGTAATTGTGGCAAGATTATCAGCTTGGCTCCGGAGGTTCTATAA
- the rpsH gene encoding 30S ribosomal protein S8 yields the protein MYVTDPIADMLTRIRNATNAGLKYTTVPASTIKIEITKILEAEGLIRGYRLIKDNGQGKIKIAMKYTEAGLPAIRGMTRVSKPGCRVYKGVSDLPRIRGGLGFAILTTPKGVLTSKTARQERVGGEVLAYIW from the coding sequence ATGTACGTTACTGATCCAATTGCTGATATGTTAACACGTATCCGTAATGCTACAAATGCAGGACTTAAGTATACAACTGTTCCTGCAAGCACAATAAAAATTGAAATTACAAAAATCTTGGAAGCAGAAGGACTCATTCGTGGGTACCGTCTCATCAAGGATAACGGTCAAGGCAAAATTAAGATCGCAATGAAGTACACAGAAGCTGGTTTACCAGCAATCCGTGGAATGACTCGCGTTTCTAAGCCTGGTTGCCGTGTGTACAAAGGTGTATCTGATCTTCCTAGAATTCGTGGTGGTCTTGGTTTCGCAATTCTTACGACTCCTAAAGGTGTTCTTACAAGCAAAACTGCTCGTCAAGAACGCGTAGGCGGCGAAGTTTTAGCGTATATTTGGTAA
- the rplB gene encoding 50S ribosomal protein L2, with protein MRKMGIRQLRPYTATTRTQSYINYREVLTTDTPYKPLLAAKPRKAGRNNNGRITVRHHGGGNKVKYRVIDWKRSRKDVEGVVTSVEYDPNRTAFISLIKFVDGDRRYALATDGVKVGTKVIASGEADIKAGNSLPLKKIPAGTVVHSIEMRPGAGAKLVRSAGASATLVGRVEQYAQIRMPSGELRLIPEDCYATIGTVSNADHMNVSLGKAGRNRWKGVRPTVRGVAMNPVDHPMGGGEGRTSGGRHPCSPWGQLSKGYKTRKVKPSDKFIVSRRKK; from the coding sequence ATGAGGAAAATGGGAATCAGACAATTAAGGCCATATACGGCCACAACAAGAACACAGAGTTATATTAACTACAGAGAAGTTCTTACGACTGATACTCCTTACAAGCCTCTCTTGGCTGCAAAGCCTCGTAAGGCTGGTCGTAATAACAACGGCCGTATTACTGTTCGCCATCATGGCGGTGGTAATAAGGTAAAATACCGTGTTATCGATTGGAAAAGATCTCGTAAAGACGTCGAAGGTGTAGTAACTTCTGTCGAGTACGATCCAAATCGTACTGCATTTATTTCCTTAATTAAGTTCGTTGATGGAGATCGTCGCTACGCTCTCGCAACTGACGGTGTTAAGGTTGGTACAAAAGTTATCGCTTCAGGCGAAGCAGATATCAAAGCTGGCAACAGTCTTCCGCTCAAGAAAATTCCAGCGGGTACGGTTGTTCACAGTATTGAAATGCGTCCTGGGGCAGGTGCAAAGCTTGTTCGTAGTGCGGGCGCTTCTGCAACTTTAGTTGGTCGCGTTGAGCAATATGCTCAAATCCGTATGCCATCTGGGGAACTTCGTCTTATACCTGAAGATTGCTATGCGACTATCGGTACCGTTTCCAATGCGGATCATATGAATGTATCCCTTGGTAAAGCTGGCCGTAATCGTTGGAAAGGTGTTCGCCCAACTGTTCGTGGTGTCGCTATGAACCCTGTAGACCATCCAATGGGTGGTGGTGAAGGCCGTACAAGTGGTGGTCGTCATCCATGTTCTCCATGGGGTCAATTGTCTAAGGGTTATAAAACTCGCAAGGTTAAACCGAGCGATAAGTTTATCGTAAGCCGTCGTAAGAAATAA
- the rplO gene encoding 50S ribosomal protein L15 yields the protein MRIEELRPNPGARKDRRRLGRGPGSGLGKTGGRGGKGQTARSGSSIRPGFEGGQTPLYRRIPKRGFKNVCAIEVESLNLKDSSQYIENGILDGKGFNASGIAKLLSMGDVPAELRSVRNFAMSAGAREKLVAKGVTIEE from the coding sequence GTGAGAATAGAAGAACTTCGCCCAAATCCGGGTGCAAGAAAAGATAGACGCCGTTTAGGCAGAGGCCCAGGTAGTGGACTCGGTAAAACAGGTGGACGCGGTGGTAAAGGCCAAACAGCTCGTTCTGGTTCAAGCATTCGTCCTGGTTTTGAAGGGGGTCAAACTCCTCTTTACCGTAGAATTCCAAAACGTGGGTTCAAGAACGTGTGCGCTATCGAGGTAGAGTCCTTAAATTTAAAAGATTCTAGCCAATATATTGAAAATGGCATTTTAGATGGCAAAGGTTTTAACGCCTCTGGTATTGCAAAATTACTCTCCATGGGAGATGTTCCTGCAGAGCTTCGTTCTGTAAGAAATTTTGCTATGTCCGCTGGAGCTCGTGAAAAACTAGTGGCAAAAGGTGTAACTATCGAGGAGTAA